One stretch of candidate division KSB1 bacterium DNA includes these proteins:
- a CDS encoding M20/M25/M40 family metallo-hydrolase, with amino-acid sequence MRRAVIVLILLVTHGAMGQAVARPVGEVNPRHMEVAQEMVRRALSDTVGYHLLRQLAAIGPRLVGSPASMQAIRWAERTMRQLGLEGVRLQEVTVPHWERGEKEVAEVVSPKQLKGKRLHVAALGGSVATPSGGTRGQVIEVRGLEELRARQDEVRGKIVFFNRPMEVHLVDTFAAYGRAVDQRVQGPAEAGKAGAVGVIVRSVTTKPDNVPHVGTLHYGEAPRLPAVAIGLQDADRLAGWLHTYGQVEALLRLSCRDLGRTLSYNVIGELRGRELPEEVVAVGGHFDSWDQGDGAHDDGAGCVQALEVLDLLKRVGLRPRRTVRVVFFVNEEFGLDGARAYAEQAAASAECHLAAIESDRGAFTPRGFFVDAADSIVARMQDWLPLLNQALVEWVRKGGSGADIAQLKGTKALIGYVPDTQRYFDYHHSANDVFAAVHPREFELGAAAMAILAYLIAEEGL; translated from the coding sequence ATGAGAAGGGCTGTGATAGTGCTTATTCTGCTGGTCACCCATGGAGCCATGGGACAGGCCGTTGCGCGGCCGGTGGGGGAGGTGAACCCGCGCCACATGGAGGTGGCGCAGGAGATGGTGCGAAGGGCGCTCAGTGACACCGTGGGCTACCACCTGCTCCGCCAGCTGGCGGCGATAGGTCCGCGCCTGGTGGGTTCGCCAGCAAGCATGCAGGCGATCCGCTGGGCAGAGCGCACCATGCGGCAGCTTGGTCTGGAAGGGGTGCGCTTGCAAGAGGTGACCGTGCCGCATTGGGAGCGTGGAGAAAAGGAAGTGGCCGAGGTCGTCTCCCCGAAGCAGCTGAAAGGGAAGCGCCTGCACGTGGCTGCCTTGGGCGGAAGTGTGGCCACGCCCAGCGGCGGCACCCGCGGCCAGGTCATCGAGGTGCGTGGCCTCGAAGAACTCCGCGCCCGACAAGACGAGGTGCGTGGCAAGATCGTCTTCTTCAATCGACCCATGGAAGTCCACCTGGTGGATACCTTTGCCGCCTACGGGCGGGCCGTGGACCAGCGGGTGCAAGGGCCTGCCGAAGCCGGCAAAGCAGGCGCCGTGGGAGTCATCGTCCGCTCCGTCACCACCAAGCCCGACAATGTGCCGCATGTCGGCACCCTGCACTACGGCGAGGCGCCGCGTCTGCCCGCAGTGGCCATCGGCCTGCAGGATGCCGACCGCCTGGCCGGCTGGCTGCACACCTATGGCCAGGTGGAGGCGTTGCTGCGACTCTCATGCCGCGATTTGGGCCGGACCCTCTCGTACAACGTCATCGGCGAGCTGCGCGGCCGTGAGCTGCCTGAGGAAGTGGTGGCCGTCGGGGGACATTTCGATAGCTGGGATCAGGGCGATGGCGCCCACGACGATGGAGCCGGCTGTGTGCAGGCGCTGGAGGTGCTCGACTTGCTCAAACGAGTGGGCCTCCGGCCGCGACGCACCGTACGCGTGGTCTTTTTCGTCAATGAGGAATTTGGCCTGGACGGGGCACGCGCCTACGCGGAGCAAGCTGCCGCCAGCGCCGAGTGCCACTTAGCCGCCATCGAGAGCGATCGGGGAGCCTTTACGCCTCGCGGCTTCTTTGTCGATGCCGCCGACAGCATCGTGGCGCGGATGCAAGACTGGCTTCCGTTGCTCAATCAGGCCCTCGTGGAGTGGGTGCGCAAAGGGGGGAGCGGCGCCGACATCGCTCAGCTCAAAGGCACCAAGGCGCTTATCGGCTATGTGCCGGACACGCAGCGCTACTTCGACTATCACCACTCGGCTAACGACGTGTTTGCTGCGGTGCACCCCAGGGAGTTCGAGCTGGGCGCTGCCGCCATGGCCATTCTCGCCTACCTCATCGCCGAGGAGGGATTGTGA
- a CDS encoding AMP-binding protein yields MILHHEFIKNAKRLGGRMAIIDRTTDKRVTYSKALIASLILAKKFRKYPEGFVGVMIPTSAGAFLATLGVLMAGKVPVMINYSTGAADNCEYAQNKCGFRTIITSRALLERIRCPIVPGMVFLEDLMTTIGTADKLAAALRSKLPGGAILRTLPPAQEDDDVVILFTSGSEKEPKAVELTHRNIGSNVRDARQVFDLHEENVLMAILPLFHVFGYTVNFWLPLMVGMTAVTCANPLDYKNIPVYIREEKATMIAATPIFFAGYLRESKPGDFETLRLLVAGADKTPELLREGYWSKHRKVLLEGYGCTETSPVVSVNTPEYNRPGSIGLPLPSVQVKIVDVETGRQLPPNKEGKILVKGDLVMKGYFDDLEETSLRIRDGWYDTGDMGVLDEDGYLWHRGRLKRFVKIGGEMVSLVRTEVLLEKLLPEGVSCCVVDVPESKKGAKIVAAVTRKVDERAILKALAKELPAIALPKQFVVLPDMPKMGSGKVDFRTVACLVREEVTA; encoded by the coding sequence ATGATCCTTCACCACGAGTTTATCAAGAACGCAAAGAGGCTCGGCGGGAGGATGGCGATTATCGACCGTACTACCGACAAGCGGGTGACCTATTCCAAAGCCCTCATCGCCTCACTCATCCTCGCGAAAAAGTTCCGGAAGTACCCTGAGGGTTTTGTCGGGGTGATGATCCCGACCTCTGCAGGGGCGTTTCTCGCCACCTTAGGGGTGCTCATGGCTGGCAAGGTGCCGGTCATGATCAACTATTCCACCGGGGCCGCCGACAACTGCGAATATGCGCAGAACAAGTGCGGCTTTCGCACCATTATCACCTCACGGGCGCTGCTGGAACGCATCCGCTGCCCCATCGTTCCGGGCATGGTCTTCTTGGAAGACTTGATGACAACGATCGGCACCGCTGACAAGCTCGCCGCTGCCCTTCGCTCCAAGCTTCCTGGGGGGGCCATCCTCCGCACCCTACCGCCCGCCCAGGAGGACGACGACGTAGTAATCCTCTTCACCAGCGGCAGCGAAAAGGAACCGAAGGCGGTGGAGCTGACCCATCGCAATATCGGCTCCAATGTTCGTGACGCACGGCAAGTCTTCGATCTCCATGAAGAGAACGTGCTCATGGCCATCTTGCCGCTTTTCCATGTGTTTGGCTACACCGTCAACTTTTGGCTGCCATTGATGGTCGGCATGACCGCCGTAACCTGTGCCAACCCCTTGGACTATAAGAACATCCCCGTCTACATCCGCGAAGAAAAGGCGACGATGATTGCCGCCACGCCCATCTTCTTCGCCGGCTACCTACGGGAGTCAAAACCGGGCGACTTTGAGACGCTGCGCCTGCTCGTCGCCGGGGCAGACAAGACGCCAGAATTGCTCCGCGAAGGTTATTGGTCAAAGCACAGGAAAGTACTGCTCGAGGGGTATGGCTGCACCGAAACCAGTCCAGTGGTATCGGTCAACACCCCGGAGTACAACCGTCCAGGCAGCATCGGCCTGCCCCTGCCCAGCGTGCAGGTGAAGATCGTGGACGTGGAGACCGGCAGACAACTCCCCCCCAACAAGGAAGGCAAGATCCTGGTCAAAGGCGACCTGGTCATGAAAGGCTACTTCGACGACCTGGAAGAGACCTCGCTGCGCATCCGCGACGGCTGGTACGACACCGGCGATATGGGGGTGCTGGACGAGGACGGCTACCTCTGGCACCGCGGCCGCCTGAAGCGCTTTGTAAAGATCGGCGGCGAGATGGTCTCCTTGGTGCGCACCGAGGTCCTCTTGGAGAAACTCCTCCCTGAGGGCGTAAGCTGCTGCGTGGTGGACGTGCCCGAGTCTAAGAAGGGGGCCAAGATCGTTGCCGCCGTCACGCGCAAGGTGGACGAGAGGGCCATCCTCAAAGCGCTTGCCAAAGAACTTCCTGCCATTGCCTTGCCAAAGCAGTTTGTGGTGCTCCCCGACATGCCCAAGATGGGAAGCGGCAAGGTGGACTTCCGCACCGTGGCCTGCTTAGTCCGGGAGGAAGTCACTGCCTGA
- a CDS encoding sodium:solute symporter — MNLTFLDWAIVAGMFLFTAAVVLASRSYMRSVADFLAAGRTAGRYVISVSQAMAALGAITVVATFEMNYYAGLPMTWWGFLMTPVVVIITVTGWVVYRFRQTRALTMAQFFEMRYSRRFRIFAGTLAFVSGIINFGIFPAVGARFFIYFCGLPQSVSMAGVSIPTFPLTMGVLLSMSLTFVFAGGQIAVIITDFVQGLFANVVFVALVLHFMRVFDWSHIAQALQSAPADASLINPFHTSKVEDFNLWYFLIGVYGAVYSTLSWQGTQGYNASAKSAHEAKMAGVLSNWRGFPQNMMLLFLPICAYTVLHHAAFAEQAAQAEQVLSGIANKAVRSQLTVPMALLHFMPQGLLGAFVAVMLAALVSTDEAYLHSWGSIFIQDVLVPWRGKRLEPREHIKWLRLSILGVAVFSFFFSLLFKQSEYILLFFAITGAIYAGGSGAVIIGGLYWKRGTTAAAWSALITGSTVAVAGIVLQQLIPDFPINGQVCWFIAMVSSTLVYIVVSLLHRGRPFDMDRLLHRGRYRLAEEHQEAGVEPQRGWQVLGMGREFTRGDRALYIATYTWTALWVAIFVAGTIYNLTHQVPDTSWLTFWRSYLLIGTMIAMVVTVWLGLGGLRDARDMLHRLATMRRDAHDDGTVEHTPGRGAGLS, encoded by the coding sequence ATGAACCTCACCTTTCTTGACTGGGCCATTGTCGCGGGTATGTTTCTGTTCACGGCGGCGGTGGTGTTGGCCAGCAGATCGTACATGCGCAGCGTGGCGGATTTTTTGGCTGCCGGACGCACCGCCGGGCGCTATGTTATCAGCGTGTCGCAAGCGATGGCCGCCTTGGGGGCCATCACCGTGGTGGCCACCTTTGAGATGAACTACTACGCTGGCCTGCCTATGACCTGGTGGGGGTTCTTGATGACGCCGGTGGTGGTCATCATCACGGTGACCGGGTGGGTGGTCTACCGCTTTCGGCAGACGCGCGCGCTCACCATGGCCCAGTTCTTCGAGATGCGCTACAGCAGGCGCTTCCGCATCTTCGCCGGCACCTTGGCCTTTGTTTCCGGCATCATCAACTTTGGCATATTCCCGGCGGTGGGTGCCCGCTTTTTCATCTACTTCTGCGGGTTGCCGCAGAGCGTGTCGATGGCCGGCGTCTCCATCCCTACCTTTCCGCTCACCATGGGCGTGCTGCTCTCGATGTCGCTGACGTTCGTCTTTGCCGGCGGACAGATTGCGGTAATCATCACCGACTTTGTGCAGGGGTTGTTTGCCAACGTCGTCTTTGTGGCGCTGGTCCTTCATTTCATGCGCGTCTTCGACTGGTCGCACATCGCCCAGGCGCTGCAGTCAGCCCCTGCCGATGCCTCATTGATCAACCCGTTTCACACCAGCAAAGTCGAGGACTTTAACCTGTGGTACTTTCTCATCGGCGTGTACGGGGCGGTCTACAGCACGCTTTCCTGGCAGGGCACGCAGGGCTACAATGCCTCTGCCAAGAGCGCGCACGAGGCCAAGATGGCGGGTGTGCTGAGCAACTGGCGCGGCTTTCCCCAGAACATGATGCTGCTCTTTCTGCCCATCTGCGCGTACACGGTCTTGCACCATGCTGCCTTTGCTGAACAGGCGGCGCAGGCGGAGCAGGTGTTGTCCGGCATTGCGAACAAGGCGGTGCGCAGCCAGCTGACTGTGCCCATGGCGCTGCTGCACTTCATGCCGCAGGGTCTTTTGGGCGCATTCGTGGCGGTGATGCTGGCGGCCCTGGTGAGCACCGATGAAGCCTATCTGCATTCCTGGGGCAGCATCTTCATCCAGGATGTGCTGGTGCCATGGCGAGGCAAACGATTAGAGCCGCGCGAGCACATCAAGTGGTTGCGCCTGTCCATCTTAGGCGTCGCCGTGTTCAGCTTCTTTTTCAGCCTCCTTTTCAAGCAGAGTGAGTACATTCTGCTGTTTTTCGCCATCACCGGGGCCATCTACGCGGGTGGATCCGGGGCGGTGATCATCGGTGGTCTGTACTGGAAGCGCGGCACCACGGCCGCAGCCTGGAGTGCGCTCATCACCGGCTCCACGGTGGCGGTAGCCGGCATCGTCTTGCAGCAGCTGATCCCGGATTTTCCCATCAATGGCCAGGTCTGCTGGTTCATTGCCATGGTCAGCTCGACGCTGGTGTACATCGTGGTCTCTTTGCTCCACCGCGGCCGGCCGTTCGACATGGACCGGCTGCTGCACCGCGGCCGCTATCGGCTGGCGGAAGAGCATCAGGAGGCTGGCGTGGAGCCGCAACGCGGATGGCAGGTGCTGGGCATGGGAAGGGAATTCACCCGTGGCGACCGGGCGCTGTACATTGCCACTTATACCTGGACCGCCCTGTGGGTGGCCATTTTTGTCGCCGGCACTATCTACAACCTCACGCACCAGGTGCCCGATACGTCCTGGTTGACTTTCTGGCGCAGCTACCTGCTCATTGGCACGATGATCGCCATGGTGGTGACCGTCTGGCTGGGGCTGGGAGGGCTCCGCGACGCGCGGGATATGCTCCACCGTCTGGCTACCATGAGGCGGGATGCCCACGATGACGGTACCGTGGAGCATACCCCAGGCCGCGGCGCTGGTCTTTCCTGA
- a CDS encoding DUF2961 domain-containing protein has product MKTRTMALCAVVVLVAASGAPAQQRAFDGLSMGLGTLPLLSRAQTRSISPENFTGEKGKGGMATLEQGTAAQAARDLGVGWKVAPYIIIEPKKTFVLAEIKGPGAIQHIWMTPSGNWRFSILRFYWDDEKTPSVEVPVGDFFACGLGKYAQISSLPVCVNPGSAFNCYWVMPFRTSCKITMENLDDQKMTLYYQIDYTLTPVPEDAAYFHAQFRRTNPLPFKSVYTILDGVKGWGHYVGTYMCWGSHSSGWWGEGEIKFYSDGDKDFPTICGTGTEDYFCGSYGFVVDDQYHEYTTPYSGMPQVLRPDGLWNSQQRFGLYRWHIMDPVRFEKDLKVTIQALGWQSGGRYRPLQDDISSVAFWYQREPHAPFPPLPDRDYLELK; this is encoded by the coding sequence ATGAAGACGAGAACGATGGCTTTGTGTGCGGTAGTGGTTCTGGTAGCGGCGAGCGGCGCGCCTGCACAGCAACGGGCGTTCGACGGGCTGTCCATGGGCTTGGGCACGTTGCCACTGCTGTCCCGCGCGCAGACGCGCTCCATCAGCCCGGAGAACTTTACCGGGGAAAAGGGCAAGGGCGGGATGGCTACTCTTGAGCAGGGGACCGCAGCGCAGGCAGCGCGCGACTTAGGCGTCGGCTGGAAGGTGGCGCCCTACATCATCATCGAGCCGAAGAAGACATTCGTCTTGGCCGAGATCAAGGGGCCAGGTGCCATCCAGCACATCTGGATGACCCCCAGCGGGAATTGGCGCTTCAGCATTCTGCGCTTCTACTGGGATGACGAAAAGACCCCGTCGGTGGAGGTGCCGGTGGGCGACTTTTTCGCCTGCGGGCTGGGCAAGTACGCCCAGATCAGTTCGCTCCCGGTCTGTGTCAATCCGGGCAGCGCTTTCAATTGCTATTGGGTAATGCCCTTCCGCACGTCGTGCAAGATCACCATGGAGAACTTGGACGACCAGAAGATGACCCTCTACTACCAGATCGACTACACGCTCACCCCCGTGCCGGAGGATGCGGCCTATTTCCATGCGCAGTTCCGGCGCACGAATCCGCTCCCCTTCAAGTCCGTGTACACGATCTTGGACGGAGTGAAAGGCTGGGGGCACTATGTGGGCACCTACATGTGCTGGGGCTCCCACAGCAGCGGCTGGTGGGGCGAGGGCGAGATCAAGTTCTACAGCGACGGCGACAAGGATTTTCCCACCATCTGCGGCACGGGCACAGAGGACTATTTCTGCGGCTCCTATGGGTTCGTGGTGGACGACCAGTATCACGAGTACACCACGCCCTATTCCGGTATGCCACAGGTGCTGCGCCCCGATGGCCTGTGGAATTCTCAGCAGCGCTTTGGGCTGTATCGATGGCACATCATGGACCCGGTGCGCTTCGAGAAGGACCTCAAGGTGACCATTCAGGCCCTGGGATGGCAGTCGGGCGGGCGCTATCGGCCGCTACAGGATGACATCTCCTCGGTGGCTTTCTGGTACCAGCGGGAGCCGCACGCGCCGTTTCCGCCCCTGCCGGACCGGGACTATCTGGAGCTGAAGTGA
- a CDS encoding class IV adenylate cyclase, producing the protein MLNSELKARCADLRRAAQVARRLGAVRQWQRRQVDTYFATPSGRLKVRCVPGEPAELIAYHRRDTPTARESRYLVCAVLDGKKLCQALSMALEVVVVVDKRRTLYLLDNVRIHLDRVKGLGSFIEFEAMLRRPTQAAAAKRRLDELCAAFAIAKSDKVACSYADLLLAACAAPVSNGDSQLTIPPRR; encoded by the coding sequence ATGCTGAATAGCGAACTCAAGGCCCGTTGTGCCGACTTGCGCCGCGCCGCGCAGGTCGCCCGCAGGCTTGGCGCAGTCCGCCAGTGGCAGCGTCGACAGGTGGACACCTACTTTGCGACCCCTTCCGGCAGGCTCAAGGTGCGCTGCGTGCCAGGAGAGCCTGCCGAGCTCATCGCCTATCATCGTCGCGACACGCCCACGGCGCGCGAAAGCCGTTACCTCGTCTGTGCGGTGCTCGACGGCAAGAAGTTGTGCCAGGCCCTCAGCATGGCCCTGGAGGTGGTGGTCGTCGTCGACAAGCGGAGAACGCTCTACCTGCTGGACAACGTGCGCATCCACCTGGACCGCGTCAAAGGCTTGGGCTCATTCATTGAGTTCGAGGCAATGCTGAGGCGGCCCACCCAGGCAGCTGCTGCTAAGAGGCGACTCGACGAGCTCTGTGCCGCGTTCGCCATAGCCAAGTCGGACAAGGTGGCCTGCTCTTACGCGGACCTCCTGTTGGCCGCCTGCGCCGCACCAGTCAGCAATGGCGATTCGCAACTCACAATCCCTCCTCGGCGATGA